The sequence ATTGGATGTAAACATCTCGCTGCAATTACTCCCACAATTTGATACCCTATCTACAACACAGAGATTTGAGCAAAGTTTAAGCGTGGATATTCAACTTGGGCGGGGGAAAACAGCTCGCAGAGCCTACGGAATTGATGAAATTGCGTTAGTCCCTGGTAAAAGAACACTAGATCCTTCTCTAGCGGATACTAAATGGCGGATTGGCAATATTGAGCGTGAAATCCCCATCATTGCCAGTGCGATGGATGGCGTCGTCGATGTTCGTATGGCTGTGCGCTTATCGCAGTTAGGAGCATTAGGCGTCCTCAATTTGGAAGGTATCCAAACTCGCTATGCCGATCCAGAGCCAATTTTAGATCGGATTGCCGCCGTGGGCAAAGATGAATTTGTGGCTTTGATGCAAGAACTCTATGCCGAACCGATTAAGCCGGAACTAATTACCCAGCGGATTCAAGAAATTAAACTTCAAGGTGGGATTGCGGCGGTGAGTTCTACCCCAGCTGGTGCAAGTAAATATGGTGAAGTGGTGGCGAAAGCCGGAGCAGATTTATTCTTCGTCCAAGCTACGGTTGTTTCCACAGCGCATTTGTCACCTGAATCTTTAATTCCCCTAGATTTAGCGGAATTTTGCCATTCTATGCCGATTCCCGTAGTATTGGGCAATTGTGTCACCTATGAAGTGACGCTGAATTTGTTAAAAGCAGGAGCGGCGGCGGTATTGGTGGGAATTGGCCCTGGTGCAGCTTGTACTTCCCGTGGTGTGTTGGGTGTGGGTGTACCTCAAGCCACAGCGATCGCTGATTGTGCCGCCGCACGAGATGATTATTATCGAGAAACTGGTAACTATATTCCCGTGATTGCCGATGGTGGTTTAATCACAGGTGGTGACATTTGTAAATGTATCGCTTGCGGCGCCGATGGCGTCATGATTGGTTCTCCCTTCGCCAGAGCCGCCGAAGCCCCAGGCAGGGGTTATCATTGGGGCATGGCAACTCCTAGCCCGGTTCTGCCCCGTGGGACTCGTATCCGCGTCGCCACCACCGGTAGTTTAGAGCAAATACTCATTGGCCCAGCCGGACTCGATGACGGCACTCACAACCTCCTAGGAGCCTTAAAAACGAGTATGGGCACCTTGGGAGCTAAGAACATTAAAGAAATGCAACAGGTGGAAGTTGTGATTGCTCCTTCTCTGCTGACTGAAGGCAAAGTTTACCAAAAAGCTCAACAACTGGGCATGGGTAAATAGGAGGTGGGGAGTGTGGGAAGTGTGGGGAGGTGTGGGAGGAGGGGGAAGATAGCAAGCGTGAGCATAAATTCTTTATTCTCCCCATCTCCCCATCTCCCCATCTCCCCATCTCCCCATCTCCCCACACTCCCCACCCTCCCCAATCCCCAATTCCCCATTCAGAAATTTTTCCGGTCTGCCAAACAATTGCTGGAAAAATCCGATATGTAGCCTACAATGGGAATAGCGGAGACGCATGTTTCCGTTCACTCCTCACACCACACTCC is a genomic window of Fortiea contorta PCC 7126 containing:
- a CDS encoding GuaB3 family IMP dehydrogenase-related protein, with translation MDIQLGRGKTARRAYGIDEIALVPGKRTLDPSLADTKWRIGNIEREIPIIASAMDGVVDVRMAVRLSQLGALGVLNLEGIQTRYADPEPILDRIAAVGKDEFVALMQELYAEPIKPELITQRIQEIKLQGGIAAVSSTPAGASKYGEVVAKAGADLFFVQATVVSTAHLSPESLIPLDLAEFCHSMPIPVVLGNCVTYEVTLNLLKAGAAAVLVGIGPGAACTSRGVLGVGVPQATAIADCAAARDDYYRETGNYIPVIADGGLITGGDICKCIACGADGVMIGSPFARAAEAPGRGYHWGMATPSPVLPRGTRIRVATTGSLEQILIGPAGLDDGTHNLLGALKTSMGTLGAKNIKEMQQVEVVIAPSLLTEGKVYQKAQQLGMGK